From the Gordonia bronchialis DSM 43247 genome, one window contains:
- a CDS encoding arsenate-mycothiol transferase ArsC translates to MSTPPQVLFVCVSNRGKSVMAEHLTPTVTDRITPSSAGTNAKIGGQVNELSAQVLAEVGADVVGHQPRQLTDELMQAVDLVVVVGTAEVTPPDGVALEVWDTDEPSGRGIDGIERMRLIRDDITNRIRALADRIAR, encoded by the coding sequence ATGAGCACACCACCGCAGGTGTTGTTCGTGTGCGTGTCCAACCGCGGCAAATCGGTGATGGCCGAACACCTCACACCGACAGTCACCGACCGGATCACCCCATCCTCAGCCGGCACCAACGCGAAAATCGGCGGCCAGGTCAACGAACTGTCCGCCCAGGTACTCGCCGAAGTCGGCGCCGACGTCGTCGGACATCAGCCGCGGCAACTCACCGATGAACTGATGCAAGCCGTGGACCTGGTCGTGGTGGTCGGCACCGCCGAGGTCACCCCACCCGACGGCGTCGCCCTCGAAGTGTGGGACACCGACGAACCCTCCGGACGGGGCATCGACGGTATCGAACGAATGCGGCTGATCCGCGACGACATCACCAACCGGATCCGCGCCCTCGCCGACCGCATCGCGCGGTAG
- a CDS encoding Rv2640c family ArsR-like transcriptional regulator codes for MPKALPMVDISAPICCAPVSAAPLDDDTALEIALRLKALADPVRIKLVSILLTDTGEGICTCDLATAVSLTEATTSHHLGQLRKAGMVAPDRRGMNVYYRARPESLEALRSVLSAITGCC; via the coding sequence ATGCCGAAGGCCCTGCCGATGGTCGACATCAGTGCCCCGATCTGCTGTGCGCCCGTGTCGGCGGCCCCTCTCGATGACGACACCGCCCTAGAAATCGCTCTGCGGCTCAAGGCGCTGGCCGATCCGGTCCGGATCAAACTCGTCTCGATTCTGCTCACTGACACCGGTGAGGGGATCTGCACCTGCGACCTCGCGACCGCGGTCAGCCTCACCGAGGCCACCACGAGCCACCACCTGGGGCAGCTCCGCAAGGCCGGCATGGTCGCACCTGACCGACGAGGGATGAACGTCTACTACCGTGCCCGGCCAGAGTCGTTGGAAGCGCTGCGCAGCGTTCTCAGCGCCATCACGGGGTGCTGCTGA
- a CDS encoding ArsI/CadI family heavy metal resistance metalloenzyme has translation MSRMQLALNVDDLDTAIEFYSKLFNTTPAKRKPGYANFAIVEPPLKLVLLENPGQGGTINHLGVEVESSEKVHAEIARLSGEGLFTQEEINSTCCFATQDKVWVTGPAKEKWEVYTVLADSETFGTSPKLLEQNATEDAEQGSVCCGGNAADQAEARTACC, from the coding sequence ATGTCCCGTATGCAGCTCGCGCTCAATGTCGATGATCTCGATACCGCGATCGAGTTCTACTCCAAGCTGTTCAACACCACCCCGGCCAAGCGCAAGCCGGGATACGCCAACTTCGCGATCGTCGAGCCGCCACTGAAGCTGGTGCTGCTGGAGAATCCCGGCCAGGGCGGCACGATCAACCATCTCGGCGTCGAGGTCGAGTCGAGCGAGAAGGTGCACGCCGAGATCGCCCGGTTGTCCGGGGAGGGTCTGTTCACCCAGGAGGAGATCAACTCCACCTGTTGTTTCGCGACGCAGGACAAGGTGTGGGTGACCGGGCCGGCGAAGGAGAAGTGGGAGGTCTACACCGTGCTGGCTGACTCCGAGACGTTCGGGACCAGCCCGAAACTGTTGGAACAGAACGCCACCGAGGACGCCGAGCAGGGTTCGGTGTGCTGCGGCGGCAACGCCGCAGACCAGGCCGAGGCGCGCACAGCCTGCTGCTGA